GCCATGATTGCAGACAAGCCTGAGAAGAAAGACGATGGCCCTGCAGGCGGCGGCATGCCACCCGACATGGGTGGTATGGGTGGTATGGGCGGCATGGGTGGAATGGGTGGATTCTAGATCTAGACCCAGATACACCACATAGTCGACCTATTTAGATCGCGCTGGCCCTATAGCCAGCGCGATTTTTTTTCATCTAGTTGATTTTGACTTACCCGGATTTCACCATGAAACAAGAGTACATACGTAAAGCATCTGATTGTTTGTGGGAATTATGGAAAGAGCAAGGAAGCATAAATTCTCTACCTAGGCCACTGAAACCAACTAACAAGGCGCAAGGGTATGCAATTCAAGCCTGTATTGAGAACCGATCAAGTTCACCCATAGCGGGTTGGAAAATTGCGGCTACCAGTTTGGTTGGTCAATCTCATATAGGTGTTTCAGGCCCGATTGCCGGACGACTTTTAGAAGAACGAATTCACATCAACGCTAGCAAACTTTCGATTGGCCGATCGCTAATGAAAGTGGCTGAAGCGGAATTCTGCTTCCGCATGGCTGCTGACCTTCCTCCCAAACAACACCCATATACTGCCCAAGAAGTTCTGGATGCAGTAAGCCATTTGCATCCTGCAATTGAAATCCCAGACTCCCGGTTCAAAAAGTTTTCTGATGCCGGAGAAGCACAATTGATAGCGGATAATGCATGTGCACATGAATTTATTCTAGGTGCTCCTAGTGCAGATTCCTGGAGAGCGATTGACTTAAAGAAACACCCCGTCCAATTAAAAACTAGTGAACCAAGAGTTGAAAGAGGAAGTGGAGCCAACGTATTGGGTAGTCCCATAACAGCATTAGCTTGGTTGGTTAACGAACTATGCCAATTTGGGATGTACGTAAGAAAAAATCAAATCGTTACCACAGGAACAACAACCTTACCTATTCCAATTGACCGTGGAATGGACGTCTTTGCAGACTTTGGGGTATTAGGTTCCACATCTGTTAGTTTCGCCAAATAAAAAATTATATAACTGCCATCAAACTTAATTTGGTTGGCTTCCTCGGTTACTTCCCCGCAAAAGCAAATGGTCCGAATGCTTGTGAGACAGGCATCAATTCCAATAGATTTATATTCACATTACGAGGCGCTGTGGCGACAAAATAAATAACCTCAGCTACGTCCTCGGGGCTCATGGGATTAACCCCCTTTAGCATATTATCTGCTCTACCTATGTCACCCTTAAATCTAACTGATAAAAACTCTGTTTTGGTAGCACCTGGCTCTACACAGCTTACCCTTACTTGGGTTCCAAGCAAATCAGCGCGCAAATTAAGGGAAAATTGATGCACAAATGCCTTTGTTCCTCCATACACATTTCCCCCCGGGTAAGGATAAGACCCAGCGACTGATCCAATATTTATTATATGTCCCTGATTCCTTGAAACCATTCCTGGTAAAATATTGCGGGCACAATAAATTAGACCTTTGATATTGGTATCAACCATCTGATCCCAATCGTCTAGGTCTGCTTCTGCAGAGGATTCCAATCCAAGGGCTAGCCCAGCATTATTGACTAAAACATCAATTTCAGAAAATTGTTCTGGGATTGTGGAAAATTTCTTTTTTACCTCGTCACGCTCACAAATATCGAGATCCAATATATGGCAGGGTGTTGGTAGAGAGTCGGCAAGGGCTCTCAACTTCTCTGTTCGGCGGGCAGCTAGTATTAATTTCATTCCCGCTTCAGCAAACCTTTTGGCGACCGCTTCACCTATGCCTGCCGTTGCCCCCGTAATTAGTGCAATTTTTGGATTTGAAGTAGCCATATTTCTCTCCACTGTTCATGTACGTAACCAGAAAATATCACAAAATATAGATTAGTTTGAACTCACAGTAATATAACTATAATATAATAATATATTTTATTTATAGGTAGTTAATACGATATTTTCTGTAGAATCCTAAGGAGGAATAAATGTCCACTGCTAAAAAAGTAGCCTTTCTTGGTTTAGGTGTTATGGGTTTCCCAATGGCAGGTCATTTAGCCTCAAAAAATTATGACGTTGTGGTCTATAACCGATCGGCCGCCAAGAGTGAAGAATGGCTAAAACAGCACAAAGGGAGCTCCGCATCCACCCCACGAGAAGCTGCCATGGGACGCGATATTGTTTTTGCTTGCGTCGGGAATGATGATGATGTTCGAAGTGTGGTTTACGGTGAGAATGGTGCCTTCGCAGGAATGGAATCCCAGGCTGTATTTGTGGATCACACGACTGCATCAGCTGATCTAGCTCATGAACTCGCGGAGGCCGCAAAAGAAAAAAATGTAGAGTTTATTGATGCACCAGTGTCGGGAGGGCAAGCCGGGGCTGAAAATGGCGTGCTTACAGTAATGTGTGGTGGACAGGTAACTACATTCGAGAGAGTTCAGCCAGTAATCGATAGCTATGCAAGGGCAGTCACACTTATGGGAGACGTCGGGGCTGGGCAACTGACAAAAATGGTTAACCAAATCTGCATAGCAGGCCTGCTGCAAGGGCTATCAGAGGGAATGAATTTTGCACTCAAAGCCGGATTAAACCCAGAAACCGTAGTAGATGTGATTTCAAAAGGAGCGGCCGGTTCCTGGCAAATGGAAAATCGAGCCCTTACTATGGCTGATGATAAGTTCGATTTTGGCTTTGCCGTGAACTGGATGAGGAAGGATTTAAAAATAGTTCTTGAAGAATCTCAGAGAAACAAGGCTCGATTACCTGCAACCGCTTTAATAGATCAATTTTATGCTCAAGTTCAGGAACGAGGAGGAGGGAGATGGGATACTTCTAGTTTAATCCATTTGCTCATGCATAAGTAGGGGACATGCAATAGGAAAGATACAATACCGGCTAATCTTTCTCCTCCAGCTTAACTTGTTCCCAATAAGTCTGCATCTCATCAAGAATATTTGATTTTGCTTCATCTCTTAAGTTGTTTGTTAATTTTTCAACCTTACGAAAGCGCCTTTCAAATTTTTTATTCGCTTTGCGCAAAGCCATCTCAGGATTAAGGTTAAGGTGGCGTGCCAAATTGCTGCAAGCAAAAAGAAGATCGCCCATTTCCTCTTCTATTTTTTCTTCGCTGACATTAGAATTGATTTCTGCCTCTAGCTCACATAACTCCTCGGAAATTTTTTTTAAGACAGGCGATATTTCTGCCCAGTCAAACCCGATTCCTGAAGCTCTACGCTGGAGCTTTAACGCTACCGAGAGGGAAGGGAGGGACCAGACTATGTCGTCTAAAACACTAATCTCCCGGGCTGGTGTTGAGTTTCTATATTTATCCTTCCGTTCCTGAGCCTTAATTTCTTCCCAGGAAAGATCGTTCCGGGTTTCTTCTGCATCCTGGAAATCATTTTTGTGAAAAATGTTTGGATGGCGGCGGATCATTTTATTGCAAATAGCATCTACGACATCAGCAAATTCGAAGCCATTATTTTCATTGCTTAATTGACAATAGAAGATGATTTGAAAGAGTAGATCACCCAATTCATCTTTGAGGTTTTCAAAGTCCCTCTGCTCGATCGCGTTTGCAACTTCATAGGCCTCCTCCACTGTGTGTGGGGCTATGGTCTCATAGGTTTGGGCCAAATCCCAAGGACAACCCTTAGTTGGGTGTCGAAGCAGGGCCATAATCTCGAGTAAAGAGTCCAAATTTTGCATCAAAGTCACACTGTGGGACGATCAAATTCAACCGCTCCCAAGCCTCCGTTTTAAGGTGGATAGCTACCAAAATATCAATCTACAATAATCTGTAAGGTACCGTAGAAGCTATGGCTTTCAAGAGGTAGAGTTATAATGATGGGGATAAAATTTTGACCGGAGGCAGAACGGCTTTACGTCTTAGTAAAGGAATATTGTGGGTAACTACGCAAACTCAAAAGTGGGCAGGATTGAGTTGGAGTGCTCAATACAATTGAAAGGGCCAACCTTAATAATCGCATAATGTATATTATGGGAAATACGATATATTTCTTTTACCTTAGGTAGTTAAGGCTATTACTTCTCAATCCTTTTTAGATGTTGACGCCCCAACCTGATGGTACTACCGACTAAACACATTAATCCTACACACACAGCTAAAATCATTAAGCCCTGGCCCGCTGTGAGTGATGTACCGAAGGAACTGTACACTGCAACCCTTATGCAACCCCAAATAAACCCTGCAACAATTAGAAACTGGACAGTCTGAGTGAGTCGTCTTTCAAGATCCCAGCCAAAGATGGCGGCCACAATCCATAATATGGGATCCCGTAAAGAACCGGCCAAAATACTAACTAACAGCTCATAATTACCCATAAATGCCTACCTCGCGACAACCGCCGTTCTATAAATCTCTTCCTTCATGTAGAAGGTTTGACACGGTTAAATAATCTGTGGAAATTGGCGGTAGTTTTCTCCTCTAGGATACAACTATCAATATCGCGCATTGTGCTAACGAATTCAGCTGTATGTTTTAGAAAGCTTGGTTCATTACGGCGTCCTCGGCAAGGCACCGGCGCCAAAAATGGGGCGTCAGTCTCGAGGAGAAGATGATCAATTGGGAGGGTTTTGGCTACCGTCCTCAGCTCCTCAGCCTTTTTGAAGGTAACTATCCCTGATAAAGAGATGAAAAGCCCACAATCAATTGCCGCTTTAGCCAACTCATGCCCAGATGTAAAACAATGAATCACCCCTGGAAAACTACCTTTAGCAGACTCTTCTCTTAAGATTTGGATCATATCTTTATCGGCGTCTCTTGTATGAATAATTATTGGTAATCCACTTTCTCTTGCCGCCTCAATATGAGCAATAAAACTCACGCGTTGTTTTTCACGATCACTGTGATCGTAAAAATAATCCAGACCGGTTTCTCCGATACCAATAATTTTTTCATTCAATTCAATTTTTTTCAGGATATCGGAGGGTAAAAAATCAGGCTCCTCCTCAACATTGTGAGGGTGTATACCTATTGAACAATAGATATTATCTTCTTCTATAGTTAACGCTAACACATCTGAAAATCGGCTTAGACGGGTACAAATGGTCTGCATTACGCCCACTCCAGACTCTTTTGCCCTATGCAAAACTAAAGGCATGTCCTCCTTAAATTCGGAAAAGTCTAGATGGCAATGACTATCAACTAACATACTCGCTACTCTGTTTTAACCGATGACCAACTTTTCAAGTATCAAGGTGCCTTGGAAATACCCCCACTGGTTTTGGCAATAGAGTCTTGGGTTCTACTCTATGATCGTCAACTAGGAATGCAAACTTCCTAGAATCTTCTGGAATATTAAGCTGGTCTAAAATTTTACCTGCGGAAGCAGGCACAAATGGCTGCATCAAAATCGCGATCCGGCGGATTGTCTCTGATAAAACAAACAATACAGTCTCCATTCTCCCTTGATCTATAGACTTTAACTTCCATGGAGCCTGATGATCCACATAAGAGTTTGCCTCACGAATTATTTGCCATATTTTTTCCAATGCCTCGCTTAATGCCTGCCTCTCTACCGAAGAACGCACGTCATTTAGCAAAGCCCCGGCATTACGTAAAAGTTCTAAATCCTCATTTTCATATGTGCCGGGCGTTGGCATTGCTCCATCACAATTACGATTTATCATAGATAACACACGTTGAGCCAAGTTACCAAGATCATTGGATAAATCACTAGTTATACGATTTTTAAGTGCAGTAATAGAAAAATCTCCATCGCTCCCAAATGGCACCTCTCTCAACAAAAAATACCTGACCTGATCTAATCCAAAGGTGTCAATCAGTTCGAAAGGATCCACAACATTACCTGAACTTTTTGACATTTTTTCACCCTCGACTGTCCACCAACCATGAGCAAACACCCTTTTTGGAATAGGTAAACCAGCCGACATTAAAAACGCCGGCCAATAAACCGTGTGAAATCGGAGAATATCTTTTCCCACAATATGTACAGCGGACGCGCGGAATTTCTGAAAAGTATTACCGGATTGATCAGGATATCCTATCGCTGTTAAATAATTAGTTAACGCATCAAGCCACACGTACATAATATGGGATTCGTTTCCTGGAACCGGCACCCCCCACTTAAAACTAGTTCTAGACACTGAAAGATCTTGTAGTCCTCCTTCAACGAAGCTAATTACCTCATTTCTTCTAGAGTTAGGGGCAATAAAATTGGGCTGTTCGGCATACAATTTTAAGAGCTTGTCCTGCCAACGGGAAAGACGAAAGAAATAACTAGGCTCTTCTATCCATTCAACTTTGCCACCAGAGGGCGCCAAATACCCCCCCGCACCATCGCTCTTCAATTCATTCTCCGCAAAATATGCTTCATCCCTCACAGAATACCAACCGGAATAACTGTCTAGATAAATATCCCCCGTATCCACCAACGATTCCCAAATTTTCTGGCTAGCTAATATATGTCGTGATTCTGTGGTACGAATAAAATCGTCATTGCTGGCCCCCAACTTGTTAGTTAAATCTCGAAACCTTTGGGAAACTCGATCAGTGAAAACTTGAGGGGTTTCCCCAGATTCCAACGCAGATTTTTCTACCTTCTGCCCATGCTCGTCAGTTCCGGTAAGAAAGAAAACTTCCTTTCCATCAAGGCGCATAAAACGAGCCACAGCATCACAGGCGATCGTGGTATAAGCATGACCAAGGTGCGGGACATCATTAACGTAGTATATCGGCGTTGTTATGTAATAATTTTCGAGGTTTTCCATCTATAAAATATTAGCTCTCTGATAAATTACCTATAGATAATAATGTCGATAGAAAAACATGTTTCCGATCTAAATTAATTTTCTTCACTTGCTTGTACAGACGATTCGTTTCTTCCCATAGATGGATCCACTCATCAAGATTCTTTCTCGAAATTAAGCGGCTGGTCGTGGAAATATCTTGCGATACAATTGGGATTCCTATTTTAGGATCGAATTTGGCTCGTATAGCACTTGATAACCATTTTGCTAAATATTTCATCGCTAAATCAAATTTCTCCTCTGCGCCTCTGGCGCATAACTGGTCTGACAGACTATGAATTCTGGAATAGTCCAATTGGGGTACCTGGCCAAGCAAATTCTCCAACTCATGGAAAAGTGTGATGCCATCATTATGAATTACACTTGTAGCTATACCCGGACTCCCGTCTGATAGATGAAACAATAACTCTAATTCACGAGGCGATAAGCCCCCCACTCCACTTGATAATACACTGACAAAATCTTTCATTATCAATGGTTGGAATAAATGGCGCTGACAACGCGATGTTATAGTATTAAATGGAAGCTCATGAACATGACTAATCAAAATGAGAAGAGTTTGTCTGGGGGGTTCCTCTAGTATCTTAAGAATTGCATTGGCTCCGCTTCTATTCATTTCATCAACAGAATCAATTATGGCAACTCGCCACATAGAAGAAACAGCCGTAAGAGAAAAAAACTGCCGTAGTTTTCGAGCTTCATCCACTGTAATTTCTTTTCGCTCTTTCCCAGTTCTGGGATCATGTCCTTTTTCCAATACAAACAAATCAACGTGGGCCCTTGCGGCTACCTGCGATGCCACACTCTCATCATACTTAAGTGCGGAGAGTTGATTGCCTTGATCTCCTAAATCAAATGCGAGCGCTTCTCCCACTGTTTGACTCAATAAGTAACGCGCCAAATAGTAGGCCAAAGTTGCCTTTCCTATACCTTTTGGACCACTCAATAGCAATGCATGGGGCAATTTACCCATAACAAAACTTCGGGTTACACGTTTGAGAATATCCTCATGACCACACAACAACGTGGTTCCTCTTGGATGATTAAACTGCATTGAAATAACGTGCGTTTCTCAAATTTCGAACCTTTGCTCCACAAGAGCCATAATCTGAGTGCTTATTCTTTCCACTGATTGCATTGAATCAATAACGACACAACGGTTAGTTTCCTTAGCCGCTATATCAAGAAAGGCCTTCCTCACTTTATCGTGGAAAGTTAAGCCCATCGACTCGTATCTATCCTCGCCATCTACCCTTCCTTCTGTTCGCCTAAGCGCTTCCTCAACCTTTAGATCCATGATGAATGTGAGATTAGGGGAAAATTGTTCGATGAAAAGTTTGCTTAAGGTTTTAATAGTACTTTCACCAACCTCCATGGCCATTCCTTGATAGGCCATACTAGAATCTGTGAAACGGTCACAAATAACCCAAGTTCCATCCTGCAAAGCGGGCCATATTTTTTTAACGAGGTGATTGCGACGAGCAGCAAAGTGAAGAAGCGTCTCGGAATATGGGTCACACTTTCCCCTTTCGCCCCTTACCAAAATATTCCTTATCTCCTCTGCAAGAGCGGTACCCCCTGGTTCTCGCGTACAAAAAGTTTTCAACCCACTTTCATTTAAGCGCTCGGATAGTATTCTTACCTGGGTTGACTTTCCTGTACCCTCACCCCCCTCAAAAGAAATAAACTTACCGAGTTGCGTGCCGTTTTTACTCACTAATTTGTTACCATTGCCTAAAATATCTTACTCATTGGGTGCGCCAAAAACCATATAACTTACTGCACCCGTTAAGCGGCCTATAGGACCAGAACGGATAACTGCTTCTTGAGCGACTAAAGGAAGCTCAATTGGTTCGAACCCGGGCGCTTCAACAAACAGACTGCCCAACTCCGCGCCACGTGCAATTGGTGCCGGTATTGGAGAATCGTATTTGACTGTTACCCGCAATTTATCCCTTGAATTGCGATACAAGGAAATAGTCAAGTCATCCTCAATAACTAAACCGATTTTTGGCACTTTCCCCAGCCATACATCCCCATTTGTAACAACCTCCCCTGCCGAGAAAAGATGATAATTCGCAAACTGTCTGAATCCAAAGTTCAAGAGTCTCTCTACTTCTGAGGCTCTTTGTGCAGGACTTTCCAAACCGGTTACCACTGCTATCAACCTCCTATCATTCCGAAGAGCGGTAGCTGCTAACCCGTAACCAGCTTCTCTTGTGTGACCTGTCTTCATACCATCAACACCGATATCTTTATAAAGTAACGGATTACGATTCGCTTGGCGAATTTCATTATAGGTAAATTCTTTTTCAGCAAAGAAAGGAAAATAATCAGGAAAATCTCTAACAATTTTTTGAGTTATTATGCCAATATCAGCAGCACTCATTTTATGATCAGAGTGGGGCCACCCAGTCGAATTCTGGAACACGCTGTCCAGAAGACCTACTTCAAAGGCCTTTTCGTTCATCAGATCAGCAAAAGTTGCCTCATCTCCACCTATCGCCTCTGCTAGAACAATGCACGCATCATTGCCAGATTGCACAATAACGCCCCGGAGTAAATCTTCTACAGACACCTGCTTGTCTACCTCAACAAACATTTTAGATCCACCCATCCGCCACGCTTTTTCACTAACAGTAAGCAAATCGTCTAAAGCTATAATCCCAATCCTCAATGCATCAAACACCATATAAGATGTCATGAGTTTGCTGAGAGACGCGGGGGGAACCGGAACTCGGCTATTCTTTTCGAATAATACAGTCCCGGTAGTATAATCCATCAAATAGGCATGAGGGGCGACTGTTTCAAATTTAGGAGCCGACCAAGCAATCGATATCAAGGACATGAAAACGAAAAGTTTTAATAACAAAAACTTTCCAAAATGATTGACTGAGTAATACCTCACGTTAATTGTACTCCTAATACTGCACCTATCAACTTAGCGATTGTTCTAAATAGCAAATACTACCTCTCCGAGCACTCTAAAAAATTACCTTTCCCCCGCAACGAGATGGGAATCTGTATATCCAGCCTTTAGCAGTTGTTGGATCAGTGTATCGGCCGAATCCACGTTATTCACCGGCCCAACTCGCACTCTATAAAATGGTTGGCCCTCCAAATAAATCTCCGTTAAATGTACTGGGACTCCAAAATAGGTTAGTTTACCACTTAGTTGTGATGCATTATCTTTGAGCAAAAAGGCACCTACTTGGACAAAAAATTCTTTCCCATCAGAGGTTTTTGCTTCTCTATCCTCCCAACTATGATCGTCTTCGTGTTCCAATGAAATTGGGCTTGCCTCCTCAGACAGTTGTATCGAAGCTCCATCTGGTAATGGCAACTCATGAACTGCCACCTTTACAGTCGGATTTGGGCCAATTAACGCGCGTTCCTCTTCAGGGGTATTCATTCTCTCAGCAATATAAAGACCACCATCCGGAGAGATACTCTGCACCCGCACCATGGCTAGTCCATCCTTTTCAAAGCCCAGAAGTTGTGCCGCACGTCGAGATAAGTCAATAATTCTCCCATTAACAAATGGTCCTCTATCGTTAATATCTAAATTCAACGAACGCCCATTAGATAGATTAGTAACCCGCACCTTACTTGGCATCGGAAGCGTCTTATGAGCAGCAGTTAAATCGTTCATATCGTAAATGGCACCATTCGCTGTAACTTTTCCATGAAACTGCTCCCCATACCATGAAGCTATGCCTACTTCGTTATAATATGGATCTTCTTTGGGATAATACCAAAGTCCATTAATTTCATATGGTTTACCTACTTTATAGATTCCCAATCTAATTTTATCTGGTTTAGTTTCCTCCACGGGCCTAAGGTCGGGCTCTGGTGTAACTTCTGGCTCAGATAGTCGAACCACCTCCTTTATTCCATGCACAGCTAACTGAGTTTCCGCACATGATGTGAAAAGGAGGAGAAGCAGGAACGTACCGCCCAGTCTGACAAGAACATCTCGCGCAGCCAAAGCTGATGACAAGACAAAACAACAATCGAGGAGGTAAATCATAGACCTAATACCATGGTTCTACTTTCGAAGTTGATCCGACAAAATTCCTACCGCTAAAGCAAAATAAACAGATCGGTTCCATTTCATCAAATTTCTGAAATTATCGTACACCATATAGGCGTCACTACCATCCCCATCTGGCAAAACAATGGAGGCACTCAATCGACGACCTGGCAGATCACTGCCATCACTCCTCCTAATCCCCATTTTCTGCCACTCGCCAATGGTCCGAACCTCCTTCAAGCCTATAGCCGAAGTATCAAAACCTTGAGGAAGCAGTACCTTCCTCCCCCAGGTTTCATCAAACTTCCAACCAGATTGATGGAGATAATTTGCAATAGAGGCGAACACGTCGGGCTGGCTATTCCATATATCCCGTTTGCCGTCATTATCATAGTCCTCAGCAAAACTATGGAAACTAGACGGCATAAATTGGCATTGGCCCATTGCTCCTGCCCAGGATCCAAGCATTTCCGCGTTAGTAATCTCACCTAGATTTAGAATTTTTAGAGCATCGATAAGCTCTGATCTAAAAAACGAACTTCGGCGGCCGTCATAGGCTAAAGTTGCGAGGGAATTGATTACAGAAAACCCCCCAGTGAATCGTCCAAAATCACTTTCAATACCCCATAAAGCTACTACAAACCTCGATTGAACAAGATAATTCGGTTCCATGCCAATTAGTAAAGTTCGATTTTCTTCCAAAAGCCGCTTGCCCACATTCACTCTACTATTTGGTACAACTTTTGTAAGATATTCTTCAAAGGTTAGACGTCCCTCGGGCTGATTTCGATCCAGTGCGATAACACGAGGTATCAATTCAATATCTTGTAACACATCGTGCAGTAAATCTGCCCTAATCCCTGCTTCCAGTGCCTCGCTTTGTAGCCCAACAAGCCAATCTTCAAAGAGCTCACTAGCATCCGCCCCAAAGATTGTCCCGGCTTGAATAACCACCGTAAGAATAAAGGCCAATAGAAAACTTAAGTATTGGTTCATATTTGTTTCCTGATGCATCACCTAACAATTTACCGGAGTGTACAAAATAGCTAGTTGTTAGTAAAACTTTGGTATTATTGTAGGTAGGGTGCCAGAAAAATGCTGCCAGCGAATATTGGTAACAGAATTAGGTGCCAAAATAGCCCCCCCAGACCTCTACGTGATATGTTTCTTTGATTTTTGAGGACGCATGGGGCTATAACCAGAGGCGTTTGGAGGAGGAGTGGCAGAGTGGTTGAATGCACTGGTCTTGAAAACCAGCGTGCCCTTACGGGTACCGGGAGTTCGAATCTCCCCTCCTCCGCCACTACGGCCAAAGGCAATGCCCAGACCAGATAATTTTATTGCGAGAGAAAAATGACTAAATTTTATGAACCAGATCTCGGAAGCGAACCAGAGAACCCGTTTGCTCGAGACCAGAGCGGAAAGCTTGTACGAAGGAGTTATTGGTTGGATCTAAGCGACCAATCATTAATATTAGTAATGACAAGAGGGGTTGGAGCGTCTCTGAAGGCGAGCGAGAAAAGAGTACATTTGCTGGATATAGCTAGAGATCATCTCGTGGATGAATGTTGTCAGGAGATATTAGCACCAGAGAAAGAAGAAGGTTAATAAATTTCTTTAAGAAATTACTTTTAATTTTTTATTATTAAATATTTATATGATTTATAAGATACTTATTCTTAAAGAATATATCCCCATGTCTACTCTTCATGAACTTCCAATACGTCCATCCCCAGAGCCTCACGAAAAGTGTTATGAAAATGGTGTAGAGCCGGTTCATTCCTTCCAAAAAGAAGGTGATCCAACAACCCATTCTCAGCGGCCTTTTGAGTGCTCTCCCCCATCATATAATCTTGCTCTGATACAGTGCTCACAAAAACTTCATTCTGGGAGACCACGCTAGGTAATGCTCCAGATCGCTTCTCCAAGTTATATATATTTTCTGAAGTAATCTGGGGCCTATCATCATCTTCAACTGATTGGGCTTCGATCAACTCTTCGCTAAAGTAATGGCTTACCATTGTACATGATTTACCAGGATTATTCTTGACGGGATATATCCTTATAAGGTTGACGGTACCCCGCCCGATTACCAACTGAATATTGGGAAAGAGGTAATAAAGCACCACGGCACCATGAGTTAAACGCCACTCACTCCTGGGCTTAGTTCGAACTCTGTCTATCCCACGATTAGGAAACACAAACCGGTGATTACGGCCACTTATTTCGTAGTCTAATGCATCACCATAAAATATGCGGCCAACCGTGTCTTTATGGAGTTTATGAAAATGGTAAGT
The Rhodospirillaceae bacterium DNA segment above includes these coding regions:
- a CDS encoding hydratase; this encodes MKQEYIRKASDCLWELWKEQGSINSLPRPLKPTNKAQGYAIQACIENRSSSPIAGWKIAATSLVGQSHIGVSGPIAGRLLEERIHINASKLSIGRSLMKVAEAEFCFRMAADLPPKQHPYTAQEVLDAVSHLHPAIEIPDSRFKKFSDAGEAQLIADNACAHEFILGAPSADSWRAIDLKKHPVQLKTSEPRVERGSGANVLGSPITALAWLVNELCQFGMYVRKNQIVTTGTTTLPIPIDRGMDVFADFGVLGSTSVSFAK
- a CDS encoding NAD(P)-dependent oxidoreductase gives rise to the protein MATSNPKIALITGATAGIGEAVAKRFAEAGMKLILAARRTEKLRALADSLPTPCHILDLDICERDEVKKKFSTIPEQFSEIDVLVNNAGLALGLESSAEADLDDWDQMVDTNIKGLIYCARNILPGMVSRNQGHIINIGSVAGSYPYPGGNVYGGTKAFVHQFSLNLRADLLGTQVRVSCVEPGATKTEFLSVRFKGDIGRADNMLKGVNPMSPEDVAEVIYFVATAPRNVNINLLELMPVSQAFGPFAFAGK
- a CDS encoding oxidoreductase, which gives rise to MSTAKKVAFLGLGVMGFPMAGHLASKNYDVVVYNRSAAKSEEWLKQHKGSSASTPREAAMGRDIVFACVGNDDDVRSVVYGENGAFAGMESQAVFVDHTTASADLAHELAEAAKEKNVEFIDAPVSGGQAGAENGVLTVMCGGQVTTFERVQPVIDSYARAVTLMGDVGAGQLTKMVNQICIAGLLQGLSEGMNFALKAGLNPETVVDVISKGAAGSWQMENRALTMADDKFDFGFAVNWMRKDLKIVLEESQRNKARLPATALIDQFYAQVQERGGGRWDTSSLIHLLMHK
- a CDS encoding nucleoside triphosphate pyrophosphohydrolase yields the protein MQNLDSLLEIMALLRHPTKGCPWDLAQTYETIAPHTVEEAYEVANAIEQRDFENLKDELGDLLFQIIFYCQLSNENNGFEFADVVDAICNKMIRRHPNIFHKNDFQDAEETRNDLSWEEIKAQERKDKYRNSTPAREISVLDDIVWSLPSLSVALKLQRRASGIGFDWAEISPVLKKISEELCELEAEINSNVSEEKIEEEMGDLLFACSNLARHLNLNPEMALRKANKKFERRFRKVEKLTNNLRDEAKSNILDEMQTYWEQVKLEEKD
- a CDS encoding LuxR family transcriptional regulator, with the protein product MLVDSHCHLDFSEFKEDMPLVLHRAKESGVGVMQTICTRLSRFSDVLALTIEEDNIYCSIGIHPHNVEEEPDFLPSDILKKIELNEKIIGIGETGLDYFYDHSDREKQRVSFIAHIEAARESGLPIIIHTRDADKDMIQILREESAKGSFPGVIHCFTSGHELAKAAIDCGLFISLSGIVTFKKAEELRTVAKTLPIDHLLLETDAPFLAPVPCRGRRNEPSFLKHTAEFVSTMRDIDSCILEEKTTANFHRLFNRVKPST
- a CDS encoding methionine--tRNA ligase; this encodes MENLENYYITTPIYYVNDVPHLGHAYTTIACDAVARFMRLDGKEVFFLTGTDEHGQKVEKSALESGETPQVFTDRVSQRFRDLTNKLGASNDDFIRTTESRHILASQKIWESLVDTGDIYLDSYSGWYSVRDEAYFAENELKSDGAGGYLAPSGGKVEWIEEPSYFFRLSRWQDKLLKLYAEQPNFIAPNSRRNEVISFVEGGLQDLSVSRTSFKWGVPVPGNESHIMYVWLDALTNYLTAIGYPDQSGNTFQKFRASAVHIVGKDILRFHTVYWPAFLMSAGLPIPKRVFAHGWWTVEGEKMSKSSGNVVDPFELIDTFGLDQVRYFLLREVPFGSDGDFSITALKNRITSDLSNDLGNLAQRVLSMINRNCDGAMPTPGTYENEDLELLRNAGALLNDVRSSVERQALSEALEKIWQIIREANSYVDHQAPWKLKSIDQGRMETVLFVLSETIRRIAILMQPFVPASAGKILDQLNIPEDSRKFAFLVDDHRVEPKTLLPKPVGVFPRHLDT
- the tmk gene encoding dTMP kinase is translated as MSKNGTQLGKFISFEGGEGTGKSTQVRILSERLNESGLKTFCTREPGGTALAEEIRNILVRGERGKCDPYSETLLHFAARRNHLVKKIWPALQDGTWVICDRFTDSSMAYQGMAMEVGESTIKTLSKLFIEQFSPNLTFIMDLKVEEALRRTEGRVDGEDRYESMGLTFHDKVRKAFLDIAAKETNRCVVIDSMQSVERISTQIMALVEQRFEI
- a CDS encoding D-alanyl-D-alanine carboxypeptidase, translated to MSLISIAWSAPKFETVAPHAYLMDYTTGTVLFEKNSRVPVPPASLSKLMTSYMVFDALRIGIIALDDLLTVSEKAWRMGGSKMFVEVDKQVSVEDLLRGVIVQSGNDACIVLAEAIGGDEATFADLMNEKAFEVGLLDSVFQNSTGWPHSDHKMSAADIGIITQKIVRDFPDYFPFFAEKEFTYNEIRQANRNPLLYKDIGVDGMKTGHTREAGYGLAATALRNDRRLIAVVTGLESPAQRASEVERLLNFGFRQFANYHLFSAGEVVTNGDVWLGKVPKIGLVIEDDLTISLYRNSRDKLRVTVKYDSPIPAPIARGAELGSLFVEAPGFEPIELPLVAQEAVIRSGPIGRLTGAVSYMVFGAPNE